TAGCTAAGGTTATGTAGGCAAACCTAAAAGAGTTTTAAGACGGGACCGGGGTTAATATCCAGATGGCAAAAATCGCCTTCATTCTGCTGTGTCATAAAGACCCCGGTGCGATTATCGATCAGGCGGAGCGTTTGACTGCGGCCGGTGACTGCATGTCGATTCACTTCGATGCCAGTGCTGATTCCGTGGCCTACAAACAAATTCGTGACGCCCTCGACGACAATCCTAACGTGGCATTTGCCAAAAAGCGCATCAAATGCGGTTGGGGGGAGTGGTCTTTGGTTCAGGCGACCCTTCACGCGATGAGCGCAGCCGTAGAAGCATTTCCGCGCGCTACACATTTTTACATGCTGTCGGGCGACTGTATGGCGATCAAGTCCGCCACCTATGCGCATGAGTTTCTGGATTCCAGCGATGTGGACTACATCGAGAGCTTTGACTTCTTCGCGTCGGACTGGATCAAAACTGGGATGAAGGCTGACCGCCTGATCTACCGTCATTGGTTCAACGAACGGGCACGCAAATGGCTGTTCTACACATCCTACGAGTTGCAAAAAAAGCTAGGGTTCACCCGGGAGATTCCGTCCGACCTGCAAATGATGATCGGTTCGCAATGGTGGTGCTTGCGGCGGCGCACTGTGGAATGGGTGCTGGATTTTACCCGTGACCGCCCCGATGTCATGCGCTTCTTCAAAACGACATGGATCCCCGACGAGACGTTTTTCCAGACACTTGTGCGCCACTTGGTGCCCTCCGCCGAAATCAAAACACGCACGCTGACCTTCTTGATGTTCACCGACTACGGGATGCCGGTGACATTCTATAACGATCACTATGACCTGCTGCTCAGTCAGGATTTCCTTTTCGCACGCAAGGTGTCCCCGGACGCGTTGGAGCTGAAAGAGCGGTTGGGTGATCTCTACGCGTCCGAGCGGATGGATTTCCAAACCTCGAACGAGGGGCTGACGCTGTTCAAGTTTCTCACCGGACGGGGCCGGATTGGTCGGCGCTTCGCCCCGCGCTTTTGGGAACGCGAAAGCTCGCTTGGCCGGGAGCGGGAGCTGATGGTCATCGCCTGCAAGAAATGGCACGTGGCCAAACGTCTTCTCAGTCGCATTCTGGACCACACGCAGCTTAAGGGCGCGGAATACCTGTTCGACGAGGAAGGGTCCGTTCTGCCTGATCTTGGCGGTATCCAGACGACACTTGATAAACGAACACGGCACCGTCGTGCCCTTATGCGGCTGCTCTATGATCACTACGAGCAAAACCGCATGGTGATCTGTCTTGACCCGTCCAATCTGGACCTGTTGACCGATCTGTTCTCGGACAACTCAACCACGCGCCTGCTAGAGATCGAATGCCGCTTCGAGGATGAATACCTGCTCGGCCACGCCAAACGGGTGGGGCTGGCCGGTGAAATGACACCTCAGGACACGATCGACCGCTTGCTGCCCACCGTTCGGCAGAACTTCCTGTTCGAGAGCGATCAAATCAAGGACGCTGACTTTCCGAACTATTTCAAAATATCCGAAAACGTGCACCGCAGTGAGAACATTGCGCCTTTGATGGCTTTCCTTGATGTATCCGAGGAAAAAGCCAGAGAAATATTGAACATCGACTATCTGTTTGAGGACTAACCCCATGGCCTACGCCTATGACGACCAAAACATCTTCGCGAAAATCCTGCGCGGTGAGATTCCCAACGACACAGTTTACGAAAACGGTCAGGCGCTGGCCTTCCGTGATATTTCCCCTGCTGCGCCGACCCATGTTTTGGTGATCCCGAAAGGGCCTTACGTGTCGATGGACCACTTCACCCAAGAGGCGTCCGAGGAGGAATTGGTCGGCTTCATGCGTGCCATTGGCGAGGTGTGCCGCCTCGAAGGCATCAGCGACGAAGGCTTCCGTGCGATTTCCAACACCGGCCATAACGGCGTGCAAGAGGTGCCGCATCTGCATGTGCACATCATCGGCGGTCGTCCCCTTGGCAGAATGTTGATGAAGCCAGCCTGATAGCTCGCGCGGACCGTCTAACCCCTCAGTCTTCTGCGCTCGGGCGTTGAGCTAGGACGCAGCTTTCTTGGGTCCGCATCGCCGCCGCGTGAGTCTTGACGGACTCCGTAGATCTTCCGCTACAGCATCGAACAGCAAAAGCGCGATAATTCACATGTCGTCCCTGACAAATTTCCCAACGCACAACCCTCAGTCGGCTCTTGTAGGGACGGGTGGGGGCGTTATGATTGCGCCCTCGGATTTACTCTTGGAATGGGACGATTCACGATGGCCACCGCTGCCCCTGAGACTGTTTATGTGGACACCACGCGCGTCGCGTGTGACGGCGGCGAAGGGGCATTGGGCCACCCGCGCGTTTGGCTGCAAATCCCCGAAGCCACCGGCTTTGTGGAATGTCCGTATTGCGACAAGAAGATCGTCCACAAGGATTTTGAGGGCAAGGTCTAGTGGGTTTTGGCAAGGGCTGCCATCTTCACCTGATTGACGGCTCCGCCTTTATCTTCCGCGCCTACCATGCTTTGCCACCGCTGACGCGCAAATCCGACGGGTTACCGATTGGGGCGGTGTCGGGCTTCTGCAACATGTTGCAGCGCTATGTTGACGGCAATACCGGCCCCGACGCCCCGACCCACGTCGCGGTGATCTTCGACAAGGGCAGCCACACGTTCCGCAACGACATGTATGACCTCTACAAAGCCAACCGCGAGGCTTTGCCAGAGGATTTGCGCCCGCAAATGCCGCTCACCCGTGAGGCGACGATCGCTTTCAACATCGCCTGCGAAGAGATGGAAGGCTATGAGGCTGACGACATTATCGCGACGCTGGCAGTTCAGGCCCGCGAATTGGGCGGTCGTTGCACGATCATCTCCAGCGACAAGGACTTGATGCAGCTTGTTGGTGGCGGTGTCGAGATGCTCGACGCCATGAAGAACAAGGTGATTGGAGTTGAAGGCGTTGAGGAGAAATTCGGCGTCGGCCCCAACCGCGTGGTCGATGTGCAAGCGCTCGCCGGCGACAGCGTTGACAACGTGCCGGGTGCGCCGGGCATCGGGGTCAAAACCGCCGCCCTGTTGATCAACGAATACGGCACGTTGGAAGAACTGCTCGACCGCGCCGAAGAGATCAAGCAGCCCAAACGCCGCCAAGTCCTGATCGAGCATCGCGCGCAGATCGAACTGTCCAAACGCTTGGTGCAGTTGGATGAAAATACGCCGCTGACCTTCTCGATCGACGATCTCGAGGTGCGCGACCCCGATCCTGACAAACTGCTCGAATTCCTCGCGAAGATGGAATTCCGCACGCTGTCCAAACGGATTGCCGACAAGCTGGGCGCCGAGGCACCTGTGATCGAAGACACGGCTCCGCCCGCCGCCGACGCACCGGAAATGCCGGAGATGAAGGATGCAACCTACGAGACGGTGCGCACCGCGTCCGAGCTGCAAAATTGGATCGATCTTGCCTATGAGCACGGCCATGTCGCCGTGGACACGGAAACCACCGGTCTGAACGAAATGATCGTTGATCTGGTTGGCATCTCACTTTGTGTGAACGCGGGGCACGCCTGCTATATACCGCTGGCCCATAAAGACGGCAGCGACGATTTGTTCGGCTCCGACGCGCCCGCCGAGGGGCAAATGCCGCTGCAAGAGGCGCTCGATCTGCTGAAGCCAATGCTGGAGGATGAAAGCATCCTCAAGATCGGCCAGAACATGAAATACGACGCCAAGATTTTCCACCGCTACGGGGTGGATTTGGCCCCTTTCGACGACACAATGTTGATCAGCTACGCGCAGCATGCGGGCTTGCACAATCACGGCATGGATGCGCTGTCCGAACGCTATCTGGGTCACACGCCGATCCCGATCAAATCGCTGCTGGGCACTGGCAAAAGCCAGATCACCTTTGACCGCGTACCAATTGACGAGGCCACGCCCTACGCCGCCGAAGACGCCGACATTACCTTGCGCCTGTGGCAAATTCTGAAGCCGCAACTTCACCAGAAAGGCGTCGCGACGGTTTACGAAACGCTTGAACGCCCACTGGTCCCCGTGCTGGCCCAGATGGAGCGTCACGGCATCAAAGTCGACCGCGATACCCTCAGCCGCATGTCCAACGCCTTCGCGCAGAAGATGGCGGGGCTCGAGGCTGAAATTCATGAGCTGGCAGGGCAGGACTTCAACGTCGGCTCCCCCAAGCAGTTGGGCGAAATCCTGTTCGACAAGCTGGAGCTTCCAGGCGGCAAGAAGGGCAAGACCGGGGCTTACTCCACCGGCGTCGATATCCTTGAAGACCTCGCGACAGAGCACGAGCTGCCCGGCAAAGTTCTGGACTGGCGGCAGCTCAGCAAGCTGAAGTCCACCTACACCGATGCGCTGCAAACCCACATCAACGCCGACACGGGGCGGGTGCACACCAGTTATTCCATCGTGGGGGCCAACACAGGGCGCTTGTCGTCGTCGGATCCGAACCTGCAAAACATTCCCGTCCGGTCCGAGGAAGGCCGCCGCATTCGCGAGGCGTTCGTCGCCGAACAGGGCAATGTGCTGGTCAGCTTGGACTATTCCCAGATCGAGCTGCGCATCCTCGCCCACGTCGCGGGCATCGACGCGCTGAAGCAGGCCTTCCGCGATGGTCACGATATCCACGCCATGACCGCGTCAGAGATGTTCGACGTGCCTCTGGATGAAATGACGCCAGATGTGCGCCGCAAGGCCAAGGCGATCAACTTCGGCGTAATCTACGGCATCTCCGGCTTTGGGCTTGCGCGTAACCTGCGCATCCCTCGGGCCGAGGCACAGGGGTTCATCGACCGCTACTTCGAACGCTTCCCAGGCATCCGCACATACATGGACGAGACCATCCAGTTCGCCAAAGACCATGGCTACGTGCAGACGCTGTTCGGGCGCAAGATTAACACGCCCGAGATCAACGCCAAAGGCCCCGGTGCGGGCTTCGCCAAACGCGCCGCGATCAACGCGCCGATCCAGGGCACCGCAGCCGACGTCATCCGCCGCGCCATGATCCGAATGCCAGATGCGATCAAGGATTTGCCTTGCAAGATGTTGCTTCAGGTCCATGACGAACTGATCTTCGAGGTGCCGGAAGGTTCCGTCGATCAAACCATCGAGGTGGTGCGCGACGTGATGGAAAACGCCTCCGATCCGGCGGTGAAATTCGATGTGCCATTGGTGGTGGATGCGGGGCAGGGCGCAAATTGGGCAGAGGCTCATTGAGCCAGCTTTCAGGCATATCATTACGGCCTGAACGCCCCGACGACACCCAAACCATCCGCACCCTGACGGAAGATGCATTTCGCCCCAAAGCGTTCAGCGACGGAACAGAAGGGGCATTGATCGAAGCATTGCGCAAAGCATCTGCTTTGACGATTTCGACCGTCGCCGTGGAGCGCGGAGAGATTGTAGGGCATGTCGCCTTCTCCCCCGCGACCGTGGGACAGCTTACGGATTGGTTTGCTCTTGGCCCGATTGCCGTGCGCCCAGACCGTCAGCGGTGCGGAATTGGCAGCCTGCTCATTCAGGATGGCATTGACCGCTTGCGGCGCGACGGGGCACAAGGCTGCGTCCTGGAGGGGGACCCAAACTACTACAGCCGTTTCGGCTTCGTTACGGATGCAGGGCTGACCTATGGCGGCGAATTTAGTCGCTTTATCCAAGTCGTCCGCTTTTCAGGGCCCGGTCCGGCAGGTGAGGTTCGGTTTCACCCTGCTTTCAGTGCATGATGCGCAGCAGGGCTGACGATCCTGTTCGATCCGCGAGGGCCGTCTAAGCAACCGCTCACCGGCGACACACGACATGCAAAAAAGCGGCAGCGTTGCCGTCAGCAGTCTGGGAACATGACCGCGACGACGGATGCTGCGGGCAACAGGCCGCCCACGTCGCGCGAGAGTTCGTCGAAGGCATGGCCAAGGAGTTCGCCAGTCTCGAAGTCGAATCTGTAGCGCTCGTACATGATCGCGGACGTCGGGCCGCCAAAAATCAACTCGGTGCTGAGGACCACAGTGGTCTCGTCACAATGTATCACCTCTTCAACAGAGCTCAGGTAGGGCAGTTTGCCAGCCTCCAGTTCGAAGGTGCTTTCATGTCGCCACCGACCATCCGCGGGGGCAAGAACGATCAGGCCAGTGTTTTCATCCTCGGTTTCGCGAAGTTCAGATGTCCAGTCGGGCGTCGTCAGCCTGAAAAAGGGTCGACCCTCATCAGGTTCCACCCAGCTACGCGTCGAAAGAATGGTCACCGTTTCGGCAGCCAATGGCAGGCCGCTCAAAAGGGTCAATGTGAGAGCGATCGTTCGGAGCATAACCTGTCCTATTGCTGGTTGCCTCTGGGGTTGCGCGCCAGCCTGTTGCTGTCGATGAGCGTGCGGTTGAAGCAGATCTTCTTGTAAGTTTCCGCGTCAAGCACGGCACGCATATTGTTATAGCGGTTGGTGAAGCCCACGTCGCCATCCCAGCGGTTCACGACTGTGGAAATGGCGTCGGCGGTCGCGCGAGACCCGCCGCGGTCGGCCGTCTGCCCCAAATTGTGTGACACCCAAAAGTAGATGCCAGACCGCACTGCATATTTCGGATCGGTTAGCAGCAAGTCGGGATTGGCCTCGAAATCTACTGTTTGGCCCCAAAGCCGCGCGTGACCGGTGGTGAAGTCGGCATAGTTGGCGCGCCCAGTCAGCTGCTTGATCCCGCGACCGCGATAGCGCCAGCCATCGCCCGAGGCGATATCGCCATTGCCGATGCGATTTGCGTAGGCGTGGTTGGCAATGGCTTCCTGATCGGCGGCATGGGCACTGCTGCGCCCGTGCAAATCCGCCATGGCGGGATTATTGCCATAATAGCTGAACTTGGCCTTAAGGACTGCCACGCGGTAGTTGAGGTTCTCGGATTTCAGGATCCGTCCCGCCGTCTCTTGGCGGCATTGGCCATGGAAATGGGCCAAACGGAATTCGCTGTCGAGCTGACCAAACCCGATAGCCCAGTTCAACTCCTTCGCGGCCACTTC
Above is a window of Litoreibacter janthinus DNA encoding:
- a CDS encoding histidine triad nucleotide-binding protein, whose product is MAYAYDDQNIFAKILRGEIPNDTVYENGQALAFRDISPAAPTHVLVIPKGPYVSMDHFTQEASEEELVGFMRAIGEVCRLEGISDEGFRAISNTGHNGVQEVPHLHVHIIGGRPLGRMLMKPA
- a CDS encoding GNAT family N-acetyltransferase; translated protein: MSQLSGISLRPERPDDTQTIRTLTEDAFRPKAFSDGTEGALIEALRKASALTISTVAVERGEIVGHVAFSPATVGQLTDWFALGPIAVRPDRQRCGIGSLLIQDGIDRLRRDGAQGCVLEGDPNYYSRFGFVTDAGLTYGGEFSRFIQVVRFSGPGPAGEVRFHPAFSA
- a CDS encoding zinc-finger domain-containing protein; protein product: MATAAPETVYVDTTRVACDGGEGALGHPRVWLQIPEATGFVECPYCDKKIVHKDFEGKV
- a CDS encoding glycoside hydrolase family 19 protein; the protein is MTEHAIPAPVTTIPRPQARPADLGPTEQAPSQSLRPTARPADAAGAASNADADCPTGNCETCEVITAAMVGTVFDRAAASELEVAAKELNWAIGFGQLDSEFRLAHFHGQCRQETAGRILKSENLNYRVAVLKAKFSYYGNNPAMADLHGRSSAHAADQEAIANHAYANRIGNGDIASGDGWRYRGRGIKQLTGRANYADFTTGHARLWGQTVDFEANPDLLLTDPKYAVRSGIYFWVSHNLGQTADRGGSRATADAISTVVNRWDGDVGFTNRYNNMRAVLDAETYKKICFNRTLIDSNRLARNPRGNQQ
- a CDS encoding DUF5928 domain-containing protein, with protein sequence MAKIAFILLCHKDPGAIIDQAERLTAAGDCMSIHFDASADSVAYKQIRDALDDNPNVAFAKKRIKCGWGEWSLVQATLHAMSAAVEAFPRATHFYMLSGDCMAIKSATYAHEFLDSSDVDYIESFDFFASDWIKTGMKADRLIYRHWFNERARKWLFYTSYELQKKLGFTREIPSDLQMMIGSQWWCLRRRTVEWVLDFTRDRPDVMRFFKTTWIPDETFFQTLVRHLVPSAEIKTRTLTFLMFTDYGMPVTFYNDHYDLLLSQDFLFARKVSPDALELKERLGDLYASERMDFQTSNEGLTLFKFLTGRGRIGRRFAPRFWERESSLGRERELMVIACKKWHVAKRLLSRILDHTQLKGAEYLFDEEGSVLPDLGGIQTTLDKRTRHRRALMRLLYDHYEQNRMVICLDPSNLDLLTDLFSDNSTTRLLEIECRFEDEYLLGHAKRVGLAGEMTPQDTIDRLLPTVRQNFLFESDQIKDADFPNYFKISENVHRSENIAPLMAFLDVSEEKAREILNIDYLFED
- the polA gene encoding DNA polymerase I; its protein translation is MGFGKGCHLHLIDGSAFIFRAYHALPPLTRKSDGLPIGAVSGFCNMLQRYVDGNTGPDAPTHVAVIFDKGSHTFRNDMYDLYKANREALPEDLRPQMPLTREATIAFNIACEEMEGYEADDIIATLAVQARELGGRCTIISSDKDLMQLVGGGVEMLDAMKNKVIGVEGVEEKFGVGPNRVVDVQALAGDSVDNVPGAPGIGVKTAALLINEYGTLEELLDRAEEIKQPKRRQVLIEHRAQIELSKRLVQLDENTPLTFSIDDLEVRDPDPDKLLEFLAKMEFRTLSKRIADKLGAEAPVIEDTAPPAADAPEMPEMKDATYETVRTASELQNWIDLAYEHGHVAVDTETTGLNEMIVDLVGISLCVNAGHACYIPLAHKDGSDDLFGSDAPAEGQMPLQEALDLLKPMLEDESILKIGQNMKYDAKIFHRYGVDLAPFDDTMLISYAQHAGLHNHGMDALSERYLGHTPIPIKSLLGTGKSQITFDRVPIDEATPYAAEDADITLRLWQILKPQLHQKGVATVYETLERPLVPVLAQMERHGIKVDRDTLSRMSNAFAQKMAGLEAEIHELAGQDFNVGSPKQLGEILFDKLELPGGKKGKTGAYSTGVDILEDLATEHELPGKVLDWRQLSKLKSTYTDALQTHINADTGRVHTSYSIVGANTGRLSSSDPNLQNIPVRSEEGRRIREAFVAEQGNVLVSLDYSQIELRILAHVAGIDALKQAFRDGHDIHAMTASEMFDVPLDEMTPDVRRKAKAINFGVIYGISGFGLARNLRIPRAEAQGFIDRYFERFPGIRTYMDETIQFAKDHGYVQTLFGRKINTPEINAKGPGAGFAKRAAINAPIQGTAADVIRRAMIRMPDAIKDLPCKMLLQVHDELIFEVPEGSVDQTIEVVRDVMENASDPAVKFDVPLVVDAGQGANWAEAH